A region of Candidatus Bathyarchaeia archaeon DNA encodes the following proteins:
- the hypD gene encoding hydrogenase formation protein HypD, with the protein MRWEKGFRDPKLAKRIVEKIHEVAPKKDVVKICHVCGTHEWVISHYGIRSMLPETVDVIAGPGCPVCIVPAAEVDEAIQVALKGAVLTCFGDVVRVPGSSMSPLEAKVKGADVRVVYSVIDAVRMAEREPNREFVFFAIGFETTAPSTAAEIVKGSPRNLSFLVSHRLIPPAMELMLGIGDLQIDAFIAPGHVSTIIGLEPYEIFPKAYRMPTIVAGFEPVDVLLAIYMALKQIKNRTAALENEYKRAVRWEGNIKAKELMGRVFKVVGGNWRGIGRIPDSTLALKEEYLKYDAHERHSVKISGGRDIRPGCQCHLVIVGKIKPTECPLFMKACTPQRPVGPCMVGVEGTCKIWAVTSQHSV; encoded by the coding sequence ATGCGTTGGGAGAAGGGCTTTAGAGACCCTAAACTCGCGAAAAGAATCGTTGAGAAGATCCATGAGGTTGCGCCGAAAAAAGATGTCGTTAAGATATGTCACGTCTGCGGAACCCACGAATGGGTTATATCGCATTACGGCATAAGGAGCATGCTGCCTGAAACAGTTGACGTTATAGCTGGTCCGGGATGCCCGGTCTGCATTGTGCCAGCGGCTGAAGTAGACGAAGCGATTCAAGTTGCGCTTAAAGGCGCTGTGCTGACATGCTTCGGCGACGTTGTCCGTGTTCCGGGATCCAGCATGTCTCCTCTTGAGGCTAAGGTTAAGGGTGCTGATGTCCGCGTAGTCTACAGCGTTATCGACGCTGTGAGGATGGCTGAGAGGGAGCCTAACAGGGAGTTTGTCTTCTTCGCGATAGGCTTTGAAACGACAGCGCCCTCAACCGCGGCCGAAATAGTTAAGGGGTCTCCGAGAAACCTCAGCTTTCTAGTTTCCCATAGGCTTATTCCCCCGGCTATGGAGCTCATGCTCGGCATAGGTGACCTTCAGATAGATGCCTTCATAGCTCCGGGGCACGTCAGCACAATTATAGGTTTGGAGCCATACGAGATTTTTCCCAAGGCTTACCGTATGCCGACAATAGTCGCCGGCTTCGAACCCGTGGATGTTCTACTCGCAATATATATGGCTTTAAAGCAGATTAAAAATCGCACGGCAGCCCTAGAGAACGAGTATAAGAGGGCTGTTAGATGGGAGGGAAACATTAAAGCCAAGGAGCTTATGGGGAGAGTTTTCAAGGTTGTGGGTGGAAACTGGCGTGGAATTGGAAGAATACCCGACTCGACGCTGGCGCTTAAAGAAGAATACTTAAAATACGATGCGCATGAAAGACACAGCGTTAAAATTAGCGGCGGAAGAGACATTAGGCCCGGATGCCAATGCCACCTCGTCATAGTTGGGAAGATTAAGCCTACCGAGTGCCCACTTTTCATGAAGGCTTGCACGCCTCAAAGACCCGTGGGGCCATGCATGGTTGGCGTAGAGGGAACCTGCAAAATATGGGCCGTGACAAGCCAGCACAGTGTTTAA
- the hypE gene encoding hydrogenase expression/formation protein HypE, whose protein sequence is MSVGSEYVTMLYGAGGSVMHDFIRKYIIRFFGDLERSGLEVSLRDLDDAAVVNGVVLKSDSHVVKPIFFPGGDIGRLAVSGTVNDIAVMGAEPVALACGLILEEGLALRDLERILNSIRETCIEAGVAIVTGDTKVVEKGSLGGCVINTSGIGFETEVLRKNISVVKRYRADFRGRWLLDSNLKAGDKIIVSGTIGDHGVAVLSAQEGLNFSGEVKSDVKPLNKMIRRLLSEVGGVVAMKDPTRGGLADALNEFSEKSRLGVLIYEDRIPIREPVKAACEMLGLDPLEIGNEGKVVIGVVREKAEEALELLKGTEEGRDAAIIGEVTDSFIGVAMETVIGGKRIIPRPLGDPVPRIC, encoded by the coding sequence ATGAGCGTTGGAAGTGAGTATGTAACCATGCTTTATGGTGCCGGCGGCTCAGTCATGCATGACTTCATCAGAAAATATATAATTAGGTTTTTCGGCGATTTAGAGAGAAGCGGCCTAGAGGTTTCGCTCAGGGATCTAGATGACGCCGCCGTAGTTAACGGCGTAGTTTTGAAGAGCGACTCTCATGTCGTTAAACCAATCTTCTTTCCGGGAGGAGACATAGGCCGTTTAGCGGTTTCAGGGACCGTTAATGATATCGCTGTTATGGGGGCTGAGCCGGTAGCCTTAGCCTGCGGCCTGATTCTCGAAGAAGGTTTGGCGCTCAGAGACTTGGAGCGCATATTGAATAGTATTCGTGAAACCTGCATTGAAGCTGGCGTCGCAATCGTTACGGGGGATACTAAGGTTGTTGAGAAGGGTTCTCTGGGCGGATGCGTAATAAACACTTCTGGCATAGGGTTTGAAACAGAGGTCTTAAGAAAGAACATCAGCGTGGTTAAAAGGTATCGAGCGGACTTTAGGGGCCGGTGGCTGCTGGACTCAAACCTGAAGGCTGGAGATAAAATAATAGTTTCAGGGACGATCGGCGACCATGGAGTAGCAGTCCTCTCGGCTCAGGAGGGCCTAAACTTCAGCGGCGAAGTAAAGTCAGATGTTAAGCCGCTGAACAAGATGATTAGACGCCTGCTCAGCGAGGTCGGCGGGGTTGTCGCCATGAAAGATCCGACCCGCGGTGGGCTAGCCGACGCGTTGAACGAGTTTAGCGAGAAATCTAGGCTTGGCGTGCTCATATATGAGGATAGGATTCCTATAAGGGAGCCGGTTAAGGCTGCGTGTGAGATGCTTGGACTAGACCCCCTTGAGATAGGTAATGAAGGTAAAGTGGTTATTGGCGTAGTTAGGGAGAAGGCTGAGGAAGCTCTTGAGCTTCTTAAGGGGACTGAGGAGGGCAGGGACGCCGCCATAATAGGTGAAGTCACAGACAGCTTCATAGGGGTGGCGATGGAGACGGTTATAGGCGGTAAAAGGATTATTCCGAGGCCTCTTGGAGACCCCGTCCCAAGAATATGCTAG
- a CDS encoding MoaD family protein: protein MVKVKVKYFGRLRELLGVKEEEYEVEGATLADLLLKHIPSRHSDAADEWRQSIFVTIRGEVAVNREGIPALKNYFILVGGRSPEITYRLKDGDEVAILPPVGGGR, encoded by the coding sequence ATGGTTAAGGTCAAGGTTAAGTATTTTGGTAGGCTACGTGAGCTGCTGGGCGTCAAAGAGGAAGAATATGAGGTTGAGGGCGCCACCCTTGCAGACCTCCTCCTGAAACATATACCTAGCAGACACAGCGACGCCGCCGATGAGTGGAGGCAATCGATCTTCGTAACCATTAGGGGCGAGGTGGCTGTGAACAGGGAGGGGATCCCCGCGCTTAAAAACTACTTTATATTGGTCGGCGGCAGGAGCCCTGAAATAACCTACAGGCTTAAAGATGGCGACGAGGTGGCTATTCTCCCACCCGTTGGAGGCGGAAGATAA
- a CDS encoding L-fucose/L-arabinose isomerase family protein, with protein MKSTPIGIALINDEREHVWRANRDECMEVVHKWAEIIRRGAKNIDGSSPEVVVGSDTITSIRVAQKVGEELARANCKQIILCFYVWNFPYLVWPFINSVGRGKPILCLSNNSGKYPGNVGLLATDGALRQAGLRTHRIVGDMNDPEVQAKVIDWVRAAQAYTAIQNEVYGMYGGHSMGMETGYFHLIPIIKTFGVTAYQIDQLLLVERMKEVDEKEVEKAMKWFTEMLGERIKYDGKMLIPETLKKQIRLYLAMRAINEEMGFDFCGIKGQRELSEHVCITDVAEMLMNDPYDWNGPKEPTVCATEADSLAAVTMQLLKYVSGGLPVLFMDVRLYHPDKDLWDFCNSGNHASWYASRSMDPKENLKKVTLHPALEFYFKAGGASVEFDAAPGPITFARLGLWEDRLYMVIVQGEAVELPPEERRRINEQTNPTWPHVHAKLHCSFDEFIEVFPCNHILGVAGNHVRALKYLCEIAGIEPIILGPEGQKYAKPIWKQVS; from the coding sequence GTGAAGAGTACCCCTATAGGTATAGCCCTAATCAACGATGAGAGGGAGCATGTCTGGAGGGCAAACAGGGATGAATGCATGGAGGTTGTCCATAAATGGGCTGAAATCATTAGGAGGGGCGCTAAAAACATTGATGGGTCGTCGCCGGAAGTCGTCGTCGGCTCAGACACTATAACATCCATTAGGGTTGCTCAGAAGGTTGGAGAGGAGCTTGCCCGAGCGAACTGCAAGCAGATAATATTATGCTTCTACGTCTGGAACTTCCCATATCTCGTGTGGCCATTCATTAACAGCGTTGGCAGAGGTAAACCGATCCTCTGCCTATCAAACAACAGCGGGAAATATCCCGGGAACGTTGGCTTACTCGCTACAGACGGGGCGCTGCGGCAGGCTGGGTTAAGAACCCATAGAATAGTCGGCGATATGAATGATCCGGAGGTTCAGGCTAAGGTTATAGATTGGGTTAGGGCTGCTCAAGCATATACGGCGATCCAGAACGAGGTTTACGGTATGTATGGCGGGCACTCGATGGGTATGGAGACAGGATACTTCCACCTAATCCCAATAATAAAGACTTTCGGCGTAACCGCCTACCAGATAGATCAGCTTCTTCTGGTTGAGAGGATGAAGGAGGTTGACGAGAAGGAAGTCGAGAAGGCTATGAAATGGTTTACTGAGATGCTCGGTGAGAGAATAAAGTATGATGGAAAGATGCTCATACCTGAGACCCTGAAGAAGCAGATACGCCTATATTTAGCCATGAGAGCGATTAATGAGGAGATGGGCTTTGACTTCTGCGGCATAAAGGGGCAGAGGGAGCTGTCGGAGCATGTTTGTATAACAGATGTCGCCGAAATGCTTATGAACGACCCATACGACTGGAATGGACCTAAAGAGCCAACCGTCTGCGCAACAGAAGCCGACTCCCTGGCAGCAGTAACAATGCAACTGCTCAAATACGTTAGCGGCGGGCTTCCAGTCCTATTCATGGACGTCCGCCTATACCATCCGGACAAAGACCTATGGGACTTCTGCAACTCAGGCAACCACGCAAGCTGGTATGCTTCGAGAAGCATGGATCCAAAAGAAAACCTCAAGAAAGTAACCCTCCACCCAGCCCTAGAATTCTACTTTAAGGCTGGCGGCGCATCCGTTGAGTTCGACGCCGCGCCTGGGCCGATAACGTTCGCTAGGCTTGGGTTGTGGGAGGATAGGCTCTATATGGTTATTGTGCAAGGCGAGGCCGTTGAGTTGCCTCCGGAAGAGCGGAGGAGGATAAATGAGCAGACAAACCCAACGTGGCCTCATGTTCACGCTAAACTGCACTGTAGCTTCGATGAGTTTATTGAGGTTTTTCCATGCAACCATATTCTCGGCGTCGCCGGAAACCATGTTAGAGCGCTTAAATATCTCTGCGAAATAGCTGGCATAGAGCCGATTATCCTAGGCCCAGAAGGGCAGAAGTACGCTAAGCCTATTTGGAAACAGGTATCATAG
- a CDS encoding DUF5131 family protein codes for MTAGKRFGEINSSWNPITGCLHMCSYCWARMFAKRLASMGVEPYRTHGFNPTLAEWRLRDRIPSGKFIFVSDMSDMWGDWVPEEWIEKVLRVVRSRPKSKFFFLTKNPKRYLEFEDRFSENVVLGVTLETNRDYGLSRAPKPKERYEAMVKLNWRWKAVVVEPILDFDEEFIDWIYDISPEIVYVGYDNYGNRLPEPKLEKTMILLEALRGITDLRPKTIRKAWSEA; via the coding sequence TTGACTGCCGGTAAGAGATTCGGCGAAATAAACTCCTCATGGAACCCTATAACCGGCTGCCTACACATGTGCTCCTACTGTTGGGCTAGAATGTTCGCTAAGAGGCTTGCCTCCATGGGCGTTGAACCCTATAGGACGCACGGCTTTAATCCAACCTTAGCCGAGTGGAGGCTTAGAGATAGGATTCCAAGTGGAAAATTTATTTTTGTTTCAGATATGAGCGATATGTGGGGTGACTGGGTTCCGGAGGAATGGATTGAGAAGGTTCTGAGGGTTGTTAGATCGAGGCCTAAGTCAAAATTCTTCTTTCTAACAAAGAACCCTAAGAGATACTTGGAGTTTGAGGACAGGTTCAGCGAGAACGTTGTTTTGGGCGTAACGCTGGAGACCAATAGGGATTATGGGTTAAGCAGGGCGCCGAAGCCTAAGGAAAGGTATGAGGCTATGGTTAAGCTCAACTGGAGGTGGAAGGCTGTCGTCGTTGAGCCGATCCTAGACTTCGACGAGGAGTTCATAGACTGGATATACGATATTTCGCCGGAGATAGTTTACGTCGGCTACGATAATTATGGAAACAGGCTCCCGGAGCCGAAGCTGGAGAAGACGATGATACTTCTAGAAGCCTTAAGGGGCATCACGGATCTGAGGCCGAAAACTATAAGGAAAGCTTGGAGCGAAGCATGA
- a CDS encoding type II toxin-antitoxin system RelE/ParE family toxin — protein sequence MTKFRILLHRRAHEYLSELNPEDRRRIIDKLKQLEDFPDIQLDIVKIAGEANTFRLRVGKYRALFKVYEQEKIIVIAKIDTRKRIYQ from the coding sequence TTGACGAAATTTAGGATCCTTCTCCACAGAAGAGCACATGAATATTTGAGCGAACTTAACCCCGAAGACAGGAGGCGCATAATCGATAAACTTAAGCAATTGGAAGACTTCCCAGACATTCAACTCGATATTGTTAAGATCGCTGGCGAAGCAAACACATTCAGACTACGAGTTGGAAAATATAGAGCGCTATTCAAAGTTTATGAGCAAGAGAAAATCATAGTTATCGCCAAAATAGACACCAGAAAAAGAATTTACCAGTAA
- a CDS encoding nucleotidyltransferase domain-containing protein: MKRLREELGASEVYLFGSRVYGVPLKDSDLDMIVISEKFRERGFIENMELLSRLWNGSFTIEMFPYTPE, from the coding sequence ATGAAGAGGCTGAGGGAGGAGCTTGGGGCCAGCGAGGTTTATCTTTTCGGCTCAAGGGTCTACGGCGTCCCATTAAAGGATAGCGACCTCGACATGATAGTTATCTCAGAGAAATTTAGGGAGCGGGGCTTCATTGAAAACATGGAGTTGCTTAGCAGGCTCTGGAATGGCTCCTTCACTATAGAGATGTTCCCATACACACCGGAGTAA
- a CDS encoding dihydrodipicolinate synthase family protein → MVMIPCRPFGLIPATLTPMDRDFNVDYEQLEDYIKWLLSFGIGGLAVNVDTGEGPQLFEEEKIEIIRTVSNVVKGKVPIVAGLHARNTMEAAASAKKYKEAGADGLLVFPHPAFIGQPSEDVVYEYHNAISRSADIPLILFNLQPALGGVEYTRSALQKLSEIKNVVALKEASFDARKFVEIARMLRQLPRKITLLTGNDNFIYESLVLGAEGGLLGFGTIAVGEQVEMFDLAGEGRYEEAYEIWDRVLPLEEAIFAPPVRNYRARLKEALVMMGVLKTSYVRPPLMPVSADERERIRSILKSLKMI, encoded by the coding sequence ATGGTTATGATACCTTGCCGGCCATTCGGGTTAATTCCAGCAACCCTCACGCCTATGGATAGAGACTTTAACGTGGATTACGAGCAGCTAGAAGACTACATTAAGTGGCTGCTATCATTCGGCATAGGGGGCCTAGCGGTTAACGTCGACACAGGCGAAGGGCCGCAGCTCTTCGAGGAGGAGAAAATCGAGATAATAAGAACGGTTTCCAACGTTGTTAAGGGAAAGGTTCCAATAGTTGCTGGGTTACATGCCAGAAACACTATGGAGGCTGCGGCTTCAGCGAAGAAATATAAGGAGGCTGGAGCCGACGGGCTGCTTGTCTTCCCGCATCCAGCCTTTATAGGACAGCCCTCTGAGGATGTTGTCTACGAGTATCATAACGCTATATCGAGGAGCGCAGATATCCCCCTAATACTGTTTAATTTGCAGCCGGCGCTCGGCGGCGTAGAGTATACGCGCTCAGCGCTCCAGAAGCTCTCTGAGATAAAGAATGTCGTCGCGTTGAAAGAAGCCTCCTTCGACGCGAGAAAGTTTGTGGAGATCGCTAGAATGCTGAGGCAGCTCCCTAGGAAAATAACGCTTCTAACAGGCAACGACAACTTCATATATGAGTCGCTGGTTCTGGGAGCCGAGGGAGGATTGCTCGGCTTCGGCACGATCGCCGTCGGGGAGCAGGTAGAGATGTTTGATCTTGCGGGCGAAGGCAGGTATGAGGAAGCTTATGAGATCTGGGATAGGGTTCTGCCTTTAGAGGAGGCGATCTTCGCTCCGCCGGTTAGAAACTATAGGGCGCGCTTAAAGGAGGCTCTGGTCATGATGGGCGTCCTGAAAACATCGTATGTCAGGCCGCCTTTAATGCCCGTATCGGCAGATGAACGCGAAAGGATTCGTAGCATATTAAAATCTTTAAAAATGATTTAG
- a CDS encoding 4Fe-4S binding protein yields MADIDLSVTINGVFYPNPLIVASGPSTLNSNAIMKCFESSAGGVVTKTITYDPMQQSQPKPRMYVMGKRDVFAGKFYSFYSIDLMSEHKPEKWVKFIREVKREMRRRGVSGGLIASVAGRSYDEWGKLAAMMGDAGADAIELNLSCPHIEGDELMGRAVARSPEAIRNIIRVVKENSSLPVIGKLTPHGANPLELARLMVSAGVDSLVSTARFQGLVIDVEALSVVSWGGYGGYGGPWQLPISLSWTAKIVGERLGVPVIGSGGVSSGEDMVRFILVGAEAAQCCTAIMLRGREIIPKMISELKGWMDRHGFTKISDFKGLVLNRVVRLEDLNRKRIYRLSVTEKCAGCGICVKTCPYDAIRLNPFGIAEIDVKRCDNCGLCFSLCPAEAIVYAPRKRPRA; encoded by the coding sequence ATGGCGGATATAGATTTATCGGTCACCATAAACGGCGTTTTCTACCCGAACCCGCTTATAGTTGCGTCCGGCCCATCAACATTAAACTCTAATGCCATAATGAAGTGTTTTGAGAGCTCTGCCGGAGGCGTAGTAACGAAGACGATAACCTATGACCCTATGCAGCAGTCTCAGCCTAAGCCCCGCATGTACGTTATGGGGAAGAGGGATGTCTTCGCGGGTAAATTCTACTCGTTCTACTCCATAGATCTAATGTCGGAGCATAAGCCTGAAAAATGGGTTAAGTTCATAAGAGAGGTAAAACGGGAGATGAGGAGGCGGGGGGTCAGCGGAGGCCTAATCGCAAGCGTCGCCGGCAGAAGCTACGATGAGTGGGGTAAGCTCGCAGCCATGATGGGGGATGCTGGCGCAGACGCCATAGAACTAAACCTTTCCTGCCCACATATAGAGGGCGATGAGCTCATGGGGAGGGCTGTGGCGAGAAGCCCGGAGGCAATAAGGAACATAATAAGGGTTGTGAAGGAGAACTCAAGCCTCCCAGTCATCGGAAAATTAACGCCTCACGGCGCAAACCCGCTCGAATTAGCGAGGCTCATGGTCTCCGCCGGAGTGGACTCTTTGGTTTCTACTGCAAGGTTCCAAGGGCTAGTTATAGATGTTGAGGCCTTAAGCGTTGTCTCATGGGGAGGCTACGGTGGTTACGGGGGGCCATGGCAGTTGCCGATAAGCCTCTCATGGACAGCTAAAATAGTTGGCGAAAGACTCGGTGTTCCAGTGATAGGTTCAGGCGGAGTATCCTCGGGCGAAGATATGGTGAGGTTTATACTTGTGGGTGCTGAGGCAGCGCAGTGCTGCACGGCGATCATGCTTAGAGGTCGGGAGATCATCCCAAAAATGATCTCGGAGCTAAAGGGCTGGATGGATAGGCATGGTTTCACGAAGATAAGCGACTTTAAAGGACTCGTCCTCAACAGGGTTGTTAGGCTTGAAGACCTGAATAGGAAGAGGATTTATAGGCTTTCGGTAACCGAGAAATGTGCTGGGTGCGGGATATGCGTGAAAACCTGCCCCTACGACGCGATACGATTAAACCCCTTTGGAATAGCCGAAATAGATGTAAAGAGATGCGATAACTGCGGGCTCTGCTTCTCGCTGTGCCCAGCCGAAGCCATAGTTTATGCTCCGCGAAAGAGACCACGCGCTTAA
- a CDS encoding winged helix-turn-helix domain-containing protein, whose product MECESLLIKALGNSPKLRILDYLLDFKLNDFTKKEIVEALGMSKLTFYKYFKDLEELGLVVASRKIGRATLYKVNLENPIIKMLIEYERQLSLQIAEKEKAKMQKPAIVETIK is encoded by the coding sequence ATGGAGTGTGAATCGCTCTTAATCAAAGCCTTAGGCAACTCACCAAAGCTTAGGATCCTAGACTACCTATTAGACTTTAAGCTAAACGACTTCACCAAGAAGGAAATAGTGGAAGCCCTAGGAATGAGCAAGCTTACATTTTATAAGTACTTTAAAGATTTAGAGGAGCTCGGCCTAGTCGTAGCATCAAGAAAAATTGGACGCGCCACCTTATATAAGGTCAACCTTGAGAACCCAATCATAAAAATGCTCATTGAGTATGAGAGGCAACTCTCCCTACAAATAGCGGAAAAAGAAAAAGCTAAGATGCAAAAGCCAGCTATAGTAGAAACAATAAAATAG
- a CDS encoding molybdenum cofactor biosynthesis protein MoaE, with product MKVKISEKLDELNSLLSEVKGASNEIGAVTVFIGVVRGVGKDEGKVLRLEYEAYEEAAKKALENIIEDLKRKYGIIDAIVEHKVGSVGVGEDTVYALVASKHREEAFKSIVELIERLKHEVPIWKKEVTEKGSQWIENP from the coding sequence ATGAAAGTCAAGATATCGGAGAAACTCGATGAACTAAACAGTCTTTTAAGCGAGGTTAAGGGGGCATCTAATGAGATAGGTGCTGTTACAGTCTTTATTGGGGTCGTTAGAGGCGTGGGCAAGGATGAAGGAAAGGTCTTAAGGCTCGAATATGAAGCCTACGAGGAAGCCGCTAAAAAGGCTCTGGAGAATATAATTGAGGACTTGAAGAGGAAGTATGGGATAATCGACGCCATAGTTGAGCATAAGGTTGGGTCAGTTGGTGTCGGCGAGGACACCGTGTACGCTTTAGTAGCCTCAAAACATAGGGAGGAAGCCTTCAAATCCATAGTTGAATTAATTGAGAGATTAAAGCATGAAGTCCCAATATGGAAGAAGGAAGTGACCGAGAAAGGCTCACAATGGATAGAAAACCCATAA
- a CDS encoding HypC/HybG/HupF family hydrogenase formation chaperone, with protein MCLAIPARVIEVNGDLAKADFGGVVREVNISLVDAKVGDYILVHAGYAIQVLDEKEANETLELWREILALEEEQSER; from the coding sequence ATGTGCTTAGCGATCCCAGCTAGGGTTATTGAGGTTAACGGAGACTTGGCCAAAGCCGATTTTGGCGGAGTAGTTAGAGAAGTTAATATATCTCTCGTAGACGCTAAGGTTGGCGACTACATCCTCGTGCACGCCGGCTACGCCATACAGGTTCTAGACGAGAAGGAAGCCAATGAAACCCTAGAACTGTGGAGGGAGATTCTAGCGTTAGAGGAAGAACAAAGCGAAAGATGA
- a CDS encoding P-loop NTPase, whose product MLDPRKNIIDERMSGIKKIIVVSSGKGGVGKSVIASTMALLLAGRGFKTGLLDLDFTSPTTHVILNAKNFKPIEDRGIVPPEVYGVKYMSLIFYLGDQASPLRGNELSNALLELLAITRWGSLDILLIDMPPGISDLMLDVLKYVRGAGFIVVTTPSRMAFETVRKLLILLKSLKAPIIGVIENMKMNESAYIKREVETLGERFLGEIRFDENLEEALGSIEKLLKTSFAKEVENILLRIKNP is encoded by the coding sequence ATGCTTGACCCTAGGAAAAATATTATAGATGAGCGGATGAGCGGCATAAAAAAGATAATTGTTGTTTCAAGCGGTAAAGGTGGTGTTGGGAAAAGCGTAATAGCTTCGACCATGGCACTGCTGCTCGCTGGCAGAGGCTTTAAAACCGGTCTATTAGACTTAGATTTCACGAGTCCGACAACCCATGTTATTTTAAATGCTAAGAACTTTAAGCCCATCGAGGATAGGGGCATTGTTCCGCCCGAAGTTTATGGCGTAAAATACATGTCGCTAATATTTTATCTTGGGGATCAGGCTTCGCCTCTAAGGGGAAATGAGCTCTCTAACGCCCTGCTGGAGCTGCTTGCTATCACACGTTGGGGCAGCCTTGACATTTTATTGATCGATATGCCTCCGGGGATAAGCGACTTGATGCTAGATGTGCTAAAGTATGTTAGGGGGGCAGGCTTCATTGTGGTTACAACGCCTTCAAGAATGGCTTTTGAGACCGTTAGGAAGCTTCTGATTTTATTGAAGAGCCTTAAAGCCCCGATAATTGGCGTAATAGAGAACATGAAGATGAATGAATCAGCGTACATTAAACGTGAGGTTGAGACTTTAGGCGAAAGATTTCTCGGAGAGATACGCTTCGACGAAAACCTTGAGGAAGCCCTTGGAAGCATAGAGAAACTCCTTAAAACCAGTTTCGCCAAAGAGGTGGAAAACATTCTTCTGAGAATCAAGAACCCTTAA
- the hypA gene encoding hydrogenase nickel incorporation protein HypA, whose product MHEWALAEAIISTVTQFAEKEGLKEVSEVHLKVGELQQVDREILEFALKEIKSGKLANTKFIIRVSRATFKCRVCGHKWFFRDIKASDEIMESIHFIPEVAYAYVRCPKCGSPDFSLSGGRGVWVAGIRGVK is encoded by the coding sequence ATGCATGAATGGGCTCTGGCAGAAGCCATAATCTCAACAGTCACTCAATTTGCTGAGAAAGAAGGCTTAAAAGAGGTTAGCGAAGTCCATTTAAAAGTCGGAGAACTCCAGCAGGTTGACAGAGAAATCCTGGAGTTCGCTCTAAAGGAGATAAAGTCCGGAAAACTCGCCAACACGAAGTTCATTATACGGGTTTCTAGGGCAACATTTAAGTGCAGGGTATGCGGCCACAAATGGTTTTTCAGGGATATTAAAGCCTCCGACGAGATCATGGAGTCGATACATTTTATTCCTGAGGTAGCCTACGCTTATGTGAGGTGCCCTAAATGCGGCAGCCCGGACTTCAGCTTATCAGGCGGGAGAGGGGTTTGGGTTGCAGGCATACGGGGTGTAAAATAG